A part of Mycolicibacterium sp. TUM20985 genomic DNA contains:
- the pdxH gene encoding pyridoxamine 5'-phosphate oxidase, giving the protein MRVEYGSPEKDGSPDLDADWLEDGWIVLLRKWLGEAERAGIVEPNAIVLGTVDGEGRPSTRTVLCKGVDDTGIAFYTNYDSAKGQHLLATPYASATFTWYALGRQVHVRGAVTKVAPEVTANYWSKRPRGSQLGAWASLQSQPIASREALEQQLADVTERFAGVESVPVPANWGGYRIAPDEIEFWQGRENRVHNRIRVTRDAGAVAVSRLQP; this is encoded by the coding sequence ATGCGCGTCGAGTATGGATCGCCCGAGAAGGATGGCAGCCCAGATCTCGATGCCGACTGGCTCGAAGACGGGTGGATCGTGTTGCTGCGCAAGTGGTTGGGCGAGGCCGAACGTGCCGGGATCGTGGAGCCGAACGCCATTGTGCTGGGCACCGTCGACGGCGAGGGAAGGCCTTCCACCCGGACGGTGTTGTGCAAGGGCGTGGACGACACCGGCATCGCCTTCTACACGAACTACGACTCCGCCAAGGGGCAACACCTTCTCGCGACGCCCTACGCGTCGGCCACCTTCACGTGGTACGCCCTCGGGCGTCAGGTGCACGTCCGCGGCGCGGTGACCAAGGTCGCGCCCGAGGTGACGGCGAACTACTGGTCCAAGCGGCCGCGCGGCTCACAGCTGGGGGCGTGGGCGTCCCTTCAATCCCAGCCCATCGCCTCCCGGGAAGCGCTCGAGCAGCAGCTCGCCGACGTCACCGAACGGTTCGCCGGAGTCGAGTCCGTGCCCGTACCGGCGAACTGGGGCGGCTACCGCATTGCACCCGATGAGATCGAGTTCTGGCAGGGCCGGGAAAACCGGGTGCACAACCGGATTCGCGTCACCCGCGACGCCGGAGCGGTTGCGGTCTCGCGGCTGCAACCCTAG
- a CDS encoding citrate synthase 2 translates to MTSTSTVPSGLPDGFVEGLEGVVAFTTEIAEPDKDGGALRYRGVDIEDLVTQHVTFGDVWSLLVDGRFGNGLTPAEPFPLPIHTGDVRVDVQAGLAMLAPIWGYQPLLDIDDDTARDQLARASVMALSYVAQSARGIHQPAVPQRTIDECDSVTERFMTRWKGDPDPKHVEAIDAYWVTAAEHGMNASTFTARVIASTGADVAASLSGAVGAMSGPLHGGAPARVLPMIEELERSGDAQAVVKGILDRKEKLMGFGHRVYRAEDPRARVLRATAERLAAPRFEVAAALEQAALTELRERRPDRAIETNVEFWAAVMLDFAGVPPKMMPAMFTCGRTAGWCAHILEQKRLGKLVRPAAIYVGPAPRSPESVEGWDQITA, encoded by the coding sequence ATGACTAGCACGTCAACGGTTCCAAGCGGTTTACCAGACGGCTTCGTAGAGGGCCTCGAAGGCGTCGTCGCCTTCACCACCGAGATCGCCGAACCCGACAAGGACGGCGGCGCCTTGCGCTACCGCGGCGTCGATATCGAAGACCTCGTCACCCAGCACGTCACCTTTGGCGACGTGTGGTCGCTGTTGGTGGACGGCCGATTCGGCAATGGCCTGACGCCTGCGGAGCCGTTCCCATTGCCCATCCACACCGGCGACGTCCGGGTCGACGTGCAGGCGGGGTTGGCGATGCTCGCCCCGATCTGGGGGTATCAACCGCTCCTCGACATCGACGACGACACCGCCCGCGACCAGTTGGCCCGCGCCTCGGTGATGGCCCTGTCCTATGTCGCACAGTCGGCGCGCGGAATCCATCAGCCCGCCGTTCCCCAGCGAACCATCGACGAATGCGACTCGGTCACAGAGCGATTCATGACGCGCTGGAAGGGCGATCCCGACCCCAAACACGTTGAAGCCATCGATGCGTACTGGGTCACGGCGGCCGAGCACGGGATGAACGCCTCCACGTTCACCGCTCGGGTGATCGCCTCGACGGGTGCTGACGTCGCCGCGTCGCTGTCCGGTGCCGTCGGCGCGATGAGCGGTCCCCTGCACGGTGGGGCGCCGGCCCGGGTGCTGCCGATGATCGAGGAGCTGGAGCGCTCCGGTGACGCCCAGGCAGTGGTCAAGGGAATCCTGGACCGCAAGGAGAAGCTGATGGGCTTCGGCCACCGCGTCTACCGCGCCGAGGATCCCCGGGCCCGCGTGCTGCGGGCCACCGCCGAGCGGCTGGCGGCCCCGCGCTTCGAGGTGGCGGCCGCACTCGAGCAGGCTGCGCTCACCGAACTGCGCGAGCGACGCCCCGACCGTGCCATTGAAACCAACGTCGAGTTCTGGGCCGCCGTCATGCTCGACTTCGCCGGCGTGCCGCCGAAGATGATGCCTGCCATGTTCACGTGTGGCCGCACCGCGGGTTGGTGCGCGCACATCCTGGAACAGAAGCGGCTCGGCAAGCTGGTGCGTCCCGCCGCCATCTACGTCGGCCCCGCCCCCCGCAGCCCGGAATCAGTCGAGGGCTGGGATCAGATCACGGCGTGA